The DNA region GCCCTTTGCCCCTTTGGATTTCCAATCGCCTTTGCAAGCTGACCATAAGTTCTGGTTTCACCAAAAGGGATCTCTAAAAGCCCTCTCCAAACTTTTTGTTGAAACTCGCTCCCCCTAGAGAGATCAAGCGGTAAATCAAAGCTCTTTCTCTTTCCTTCAAAATACTCTGTAAGCTGAGTCTTCGCCTTTTTTAATATGACATTGTTTTCTAGGTCTTCCTCAAAGTTCTTAGGCATCGATTTTTGAAATTCTACAGCTTGTAAAGCCGATTCATTTGCGATTATTCTAAGTACTCCTATTGGAGTAGAGAGGAATGTTTCCATGACTAAACCTATTGCTATAATTGATTGCTCAATTCAAACGCCCGCCCATCAATGCTTTAACAGACTGGTTGATTACTTTGATATGCCATTTACATATCATCTTCCCTCTCTCTATGGAATGGAGTCGTTAAAAAAATGTGACTTTAACAAGGCCATTATTCTCGGTTCTTTATCAAATGTTGAAGATCGTCTGCCTTGGCAAATAGAATTGGCCGACTTTTCCTATGAAAAAATAAAAGAGGGCCATGCCTTTCTTGGAATCTGCTTTGGTCACCAGCTAATGGCCGATCGCTTTGGTGGACAAGTCAGCTCAATCAGCGATAATAACCTACCTCAAAATGGAACCCGCCAATTTGAAATTCTCAGTGATACTCCCCTTTTTCAAAAAGGAGAAAGTTTCAAAACCGTTATCACTCATAGCTATGAAGTTACAGTGTTGCCAAAAGATTTTATTCACCTTGCAACATCAAAATCCTGTCACTATGAAGCATTGGCCCACAAGGCCCTTCCCTACTATAGTTTCCAAGGTCACCCAGAAGCTTCCATGGCGTTCATTCAAAGACAGGTCAAAATAATAAAAGAACAAGAAATTCTCAAGGCCCAAGAAGATGGCCTTGAGATTATTAGACGTTTTATAGAACTTTAAGAATCAGGATAGAGACAGCTATGAAAGACTTCTTTTAAATATTTGAAGTAAGGTCTTTTAAATTTATCAATCTCATTGTGAATCTCGTGGTAAGCACCTTCGAAGCACTTCACTTTAAATCCCTTCTCAGTGTGTTTAAAGTAATTCTCAATGGCCTCAACTCCAACAACCTTATCTTCTGAACCATAGCTGCAATAGGCCTTAAAATCGACTCGTAAAGGTCTTGAATAGACATACTTCGAGGCCTTCACAAGCTCTAAAAGAAGTTTAGAATGAAGTTTCACATGATTGAGTTCATCGTGAATATAGTCGTCTTTAACTTGGATATTATGAGAGAGAAAACTCAAATCAACTAAACCACCAAGTTTAAGAGATAGAGGCAACTTTACCAACTGTCTAAAGAGTGACTTTGGTGCGAGATCTAAGACATCTCCCATTGGCCCAGGCATTCCTATTGGTGGAGCATTTAAGTAAACTAATTCAGGATTTGTAACGTTACTTAAACGTTCTTGTAAAAATCCTGATGTAATGAGGGCACCCATAGAGTGACCAAAAAGAATGTAGCGAGACATCTTATACTTTGACTGCAAATAGAGGATCACTTCTTCTAGGTCTTCATAGAAGTGCTCAAAAGAGTCGACATAAGCGCCTTCTCCACCACTTTTTCCATGTCCTCGAAGATCGTATTGGCAAATATTGAAGTCACTTCCAAAGAGCTTCGTTAAATAACTATGTCTTTCTAAATGCTCCCCTATTCCATGTGTGGCAACGATCCATATTGGACTACCAACTTCCTTAACCTTAAGATGGAGGTCTGTTCCATCTCTTAAGCACAACGTTTGATATTCAGCTTTCATAAATTTCACCTCAATTAGTATTAGAATAGCATGGAGAGAATAAAGATTTTAGAGGAAACTAATATTCGTAAAAAAAAATCCGATAAGACATTAACAACAAAAGGATTCTCTATGTATTGCCCGGTGTGTATGAACAACACTCTCAATTTTAGTGCAAGTGGCGTGGTTCACGTTATTCTTAATGATAAGCAAATGGATGCGGGAAGATTCTATTACAACCTTGATGATATTGATGATCCTCATTTTCTAGAGGAACTCACAAAGAAGCTCGAAGAATTTTTCAGATGGTACTCTAATTTTCAAAATAAAGAGGCCATCACAAAAATTCAGCTTTGTACTTCAGATGTTGTTTGCGAAGAAAAATGCAATGTTCCTATGGCCAATCGCTTTTCAATTCTAGACGTAATGGTCAGTAGAACAAAAATTGAGGGCATTTTAGAAAAGCTTTCTAAGAAATATAGCGTTCAAGTTCATCTTGGACCTAAGACTTCTTCTTAACCCAAAGCTTCTTCTCGATAGTCGCAACGAGTTTATCGTTTTCATCTAAAACATCGACATTGAAAATGGGTTCGCACTTTCCGAGCTCATTCACTTCATCAATTATACTTTTGATTCTATCTTTACTTATTTTGAAATGGGCCTTCACTTTTGTTCTACCAGGGCGCCTAAAATCAATCGAGGCACTCTTGTCCCAAACAAGATAATCTCGCCCCAAGTGCTGCATTAGAATGAGCATATAAAAGGGATCACACATAGAATATAAAGACCCACCAAAGTGAGTACCGACGTAATTTTTATTAAAACGAGTGAGCTTCATGCTCACCTCTAATTCTGAACACTCATCATTTAAAACCCTAACCTTGACCCCTGCGCCAATGAAAGGTGGGTAAAAATTAATAAATCGGTAGAGCATTTTCTTAGATATTAACTTTTTCAATCTAACCCCTTAAAGGTACGTTCTCTTGAGAATTAATTAAAATATTTCTTTCCCATTCTCTTTCATAATATTAAATAATGAAAGTCCTAATCATCGATGACGATCTTGATTTTAGAAAGAGCGTCGAACACATTTTTATCACTGATCAAATGACAATTCTCCATGCTGAAGATGGTGGCTCGGCCTTTATGGCCATAGAACAATTTCCCATTGATCTCATTATTATTGATGACAAATTACCAGGACAAAATGGAAAAGAGCTGATCCCTAAAATACGTGAAAGCTTTGATAAGAATGAACTCCCCATCATTGTTGGAACCTCCACCATGGAAGATGAAACGATCATCCACTATTTGAGATTAGGGGCCAATGACTACTTAATTAAACCTATTAATAAAGAAGTTCTAAGAGCGCGAGTTCAATCCCTTTTAAAGATTAGGGAGCTTTATATGCTCAATCTTAAAAAGCGTGAGATCCAAACGATCAATCGAATCATCTCGACTTATAACGGAAGAATTAAAGAACCACTTTCTGTTGCCAGAAAGCAGCTCGAGCGTTCAATCAATGAACAAAATTTAGAGCAATGTTCACAGATCATAAATAAACTTAATGAAATCACTTCTATCGTTAGAGAAGTTAGTGAAATTTCAGAGAAACAATTCAACGAACTTTGTAAGGGAGCCCTTATCGATGATAAATCCCACAATACAGATCATTTAAAGACCTAGCTTTGAATTCAAAAGATAAGTATACTATCAGCGAACTTGAGGTGATCTATGCTTATGCCAACATGTAAACAATTAACGATGAGAAAAATGAGAGGAATTGAAAAGAAGGGTCCTCTATCGCGTTTAATGACTAAACTACACATGGCCATGTGTCCTAATTGCCGTCACAATGAGAAAAATCTCGCTCTCATTTCTAATGGAATTGAGTTAGCTCTTTTAAAGAAATCTCTCAGTACTCAACATGCAAAAGATATAAAAATTAGCGAAATTGAGCAGCTCATTATAAAAAAAGAAACGAGGCAATAATTT from Halobacteriovorax sp. GB3 includes:
- a CDS encoding methylated-DNA--[protein]-cysteine S-methyltransferase, whose amino-acid sequence is METFLSTPIGVLRIIANESALQAVEFQKSMPKNFEEDLENNVILKKAKTQLTEYFEGKRKSFDLPLDLSRGSEFQQKVWRGLLEIPFGETRTYGQLAKAIGNPKGQRAVGGANNKNPLPIIVPCHRVVAKNSIGGFALGQNVKIWLLSREKNA
- a CDS encoding type 1 glutamine amidotransferase → MTKPIAIIDCSIQTPAHQCFNRLVDYFDMPFTYHLPSLYGMESLKKCDFNKAIILGSLSNVEDRLPWQIELADFSYEKIKEGHAFLGICFGHQLMADRFGGQVSSISDNNLPQNGTRQFEILSDTPLFQKGESFKTVITHSYEVTVLPKDFIHLATSKSCHYEALAHKALPYYSFQGHPEASMAFIQRQVKIIKEQEILKAQEDGLEIIRRFIEL
- a CDS encoding alpha/beta fold hydrolase, translated to MKAEYQTLCLRDGTDLHLKVKEVGSPIWIVATHGIGEHLERHSYLTKLFGSDFNICQYDLRGHGKSGGEGAYVDSFEHFYEDLEEVILYLQSKYKMSRYILFGHSMGALITSGFLQERLSNVTNPELVYLNAPPIGMPGPMGDVLDLAPKSLFRQLVKLPLSLKLGGLVDLSFLSHNIQVKDDYIHDELNHVKLHSKLLLELVKASKYVYSRPLRVDFKAYCSYGSEDKVVGVEAIENYFKHTEKGFKVKCFEGAYHEIHNEIDKFKRPYFKYLKEVFHSCLYPDS
- a CDS encoding DUF4442 domain-containing protein codes for the protein MKKLISKKMLYRFINFYPPFIGAGVKVRVLNDECSELEVSMKLTRFNKNYVGTHFGGSLYSMCDPFYMLILMQHLGRDYLVWDKSASIDFRRPGRTKVKAHFKISKDRIKSIIDEVNELGKCEPIFNVDVLDENDKLVATIEKKLWVKKKS
- a CDS encoding response regulator, with amino-acid sequence MKVLIIDDDLDFRKSVEHIFITDQMTILHAEDGGSAFMAIEQFPIDLIIIDDKLPGQNGKELIPKIRESFDKNELPIIVGTSTMEDETIIHYLRLGANDYLIKPINKEVLRARVQSLLKIRELYMLNLKKREIQTINRIISTYNGRIKEPLSVARKQLERSINEQNLEQCSQIINKLNEITSIVREVSEISEKQFNELCKGALIDDKSHNTDHLKT